CACGCCGGCCCCATTTTTCTGTCGCCAGCTCGGTTGCCGGGCCAGCGAGGCTCCGTGCCCTCGGCTTTGTGAGCGAGCTTTCCGCCGGGCATCCGGGAAAGTCCGGTTGTCGGACGGGGCTCAGCCGCTAGCGTCGCTTTTCGCTCACGCAACGGAAGGCGCCCGCCATGACCCTCGCCGATCCCGCGCACGCCCCCGAGGCCCGCTGGCACGCGCTGAGCCACACCGACGTCGCCGCGCGGCTGGACGCCCCCGCCACGGGGCTTCCCACCGAGGAGGCGCGCCGTCGCCTCGCCGCGCATGGGCCGAACGCGCTGCCGGAGCCCAAAGGGCCCTCGCCGCTCCGCCGCTTCCTCGCCCAGTTCAACAATGCGCTGATCTACTTCCTGCTGGCCGGCGCGGTCGCGGCGCTGATTCTCGGCCATTATGTCGATGCCGGCGTCATCATCGCGGTGGTGCTGGCGAACGCCATCGTCGGCTTCGTGCAGGAGGGGCGGGCCGAAGAGGCGCTGCGGGGGATCCGCAATCTGGTCGCGCCGCACGCCAACGTCATTCGTGCCAGCCAGCGTCAGAGCATCGCCGCGCGCGATCTTGTGCCCGGCGACCTCGTGCTGCTGGAGGCGGGCGACCGGGTGCCGGCCGATACCCGGCTGATCGAGGCGCGGGGCATGCTGATCGACGAGGCGATGCTGACCGGCGAATCGCTCGCCGCGCAGAAGCGTGAGGCGCCCGCCCCGGCGGAGGCGCCGCTCGGTGACCGGCACTCCATGGCATTCTCCGGCACGACGGTCGCGGCCGGGCAGGGGACCGGCATCGTCGTCGCCACGGGGGCGCGCACGCAGATCGGCCGCATCGGCACGCTGATGGCGGGGGTCGAGCCCATGGCGACGCCCCTGCTGCGCGAGATCGACGCCTTTGCCCGCCGCTTCACCGGCGCGGTGCTGATCGCCGGCGGCGTGCTGTTCCTCGTTGCCGTGCTGCTGCGCGGCTATGGCTGGAGCGAGGCGCTGATGGCGGTGGTGGCGCTCGCGGTCGGCGTGGTGCCGGAGGGGCTGCCGGCGGTCATCACCATTACCCTCGCCATCGGCGTGCGCCGCATGGCCCGGCGCAACGCGGTGATCCGTCTCCTGCCGGCGGTGGAGACGCTGGGCGCGACCTCGATCATCTGCTCGGACAAGACCGGCACGCTCACCCGCAACGAGATGACGGCGCGCCGGCTCTTCGTTCCCGGCGACGCCGTATCGGTGGCCGCCATTGACGTCTCCGGTATCGGCTACGCGCCGGAGGGCGAGCTGAGCGGGCCGGAGGCGTCGGGCGCCGCCGTGGAGGCGCTGCTGCGCTGCGGGCTGCTGTGTAATGACGCGCATCTGCGCGCCGAGGCGGGCCATTGGCACGCCGAGGGTGATCCAATGGAGGCGGCGCTGGTGGCGCTTGCCGTGAAGGGCGGGCTGGTGCCGGCCTTTGAGCGCGGGGCGTGGCAGCGGCTCGACGCCATCCCTTTCGATGCCGCCTATCGTTTCATGGCGGTGCTGGCGCGCGGGCCGTCCGGCGAGGCGGTCATCTTCGCGAAGGGCGCACCGGAGGCGGTGCTGGCGCTCTGCGCGGGGGAGGGTGAAGCGCGCTGGGGCGCCGCCATCGAGGCGA
Above is a window of Ancylobacter sp. WKF20 DNA encoding:
- a CDS encoding HAD-IC family P-type ATPase → MTLADPAHAPEARWHALSHTDVAARLDAPATGLPTEEARRRLAAHGPNALPEPKGPSPLRRFLAQFNNALIYFLLAGAVAALILGHYVDAGVIIAVVLANAIVGFVQEGRAEEALRGIRNLVAPHANVIRASQRQSIAARDLVPGDLVLLEAGDRVPADTRLIEARGMLIDEAMLTGESLAAQKREAPAPAEAPLGDRHSMAFSGTTVAAGQGTGIVVATGARTQIGRIGTLMAGVEPMATPLLREIDAFARRFTGAVLIAGGVLFLVAVLLRGYGWSEALMAVVALAVGVVPEGLPAVITITLAIGVRRMARRNAVIRLLPAVETLGATSIICSDKTGTLTRNEMTARRLFVPGDAVSVAAIDVSGIGYAPEGELSGPEASGAAVEALLRCGLLCNDAHLRAEAGHWHAEGDPMEAALVALAVKGGLVPAFERGAWQRLDAIPFDAAYRFMAVLARGPSGEAVIFAKGAPEAVLALCAGEGEARWGAAIEATARQGERLLGFAARRLTDTGSGRLAFSDLEDMEFLGLVGFIDPPRAEAMAAIAECQTAGIGVKMITGDHGATAQAIARQLGLGAEPRVMTGAEVDATDDDALIGRAKETTVFARTSPENKLRIVRALQTAGAVVAMTGDGVNDAPSLKQADVGIAMGRKGTEAAKQAAEVVLLDDNFASIVAAVKEGRTVYDNIRKMIAWTLPTNGGEVLGVVVAILIGATLPMSPAQILWLNLILSVTLGLALAFEPTEPGTMARPPRPARASLLTPFMIWRIALVSLLFMLASFAILHLALARGQDLATARTLVVNTIVVMEIFYLFNVRFLHMTSLTWRGALGTRAVLIALAGVTLAQFAFTYAPPLQAVFDTRPVSFLDGVMVVGVGVLLMVVLEAEKAVLRRLGLFRDEL